The proteins below are encoded in one region of Alistipes communis:
- a CDS encoding RagB/SusD family nutrient uptake outer membrane protein has protein sequence MKQIHIWAAIVCLLLASCSDIRFGDDFLGDHPESSGATLDEMFSSAVNADRVLTKAYTYLPYGLPTGDRPYDKLGVNILEAITDLHYSFRNNMSDGPVNLYYNGALSSNIGTSDLQGREAYRFGSEPEYNAIRYAWIYIENADRIPDITSSARRERVAEAKMIIALAYAEMLRYMGGVPLLKHSVAANEEMHYPRNTFAETVDYIVQLLDEAAPALEWKASDTDAGRMTKAGAMALKLRVLLFAASPTFNSATPYHAKADAYSCYGNYDRERWGKAVEAGKAFFDELDKNRQYELVRPVTEKPEDRRQAYRSGYFERSSPEILISTRRGYDNSIHADFYKERVRSGPTLNYVNMFPWADGAEFPEDFDWERPSKQPFFALDGTPTRDPRLYETCVVPGDTYYDGTLAPLYTNHLNYVSPSSGFFQMKFILRDFNDRNGQPAHWPYLRLSEVLLSYAEAINEYVGMPNTMAYDCVNEVRERVGLSALHEKMGKDEFREAVLRERALEFGFEEVRWFDLIRWGREADFRKQLYGLTSTGNNSQNPTAFSFKPFVLDDRTWRNTWDTKWYLAPVPLTEINKGYGMTQNPGW, from the coding sequence ATGAAACAAATCCACATATGGGCAGCGATAGTCTGCCTGTTGTTAGCGTCGTGTTCGGATATCCGTTTCGGAGATGATTTTCTCGGCGACCATCCCGAAAGTTCGGGAGCTACACTCGACGAAATGTTCAGTTCGGCGGTCAATGCAGACCGAGTCCTGACCAAAGCGTATACTTATTTGCCTTATGGTTTGCCGACAGGAGATCGTCCTTATGACAAATTAGGGGTGAATATTCTTGAAGCTATTACGGATCTTCATTACAGTTTTCGCAACAATATGAGTGATGGTCCGGTCAACCTTTATTATAACGGTGCGTTGAGTTCCAATATCGGCACGAGCGATCTTCAAGGACGCGAAGCCTATCGCTTCGGTTCGGAACCGGAATACAACGCGATCCGTTATGCATGGATCTATATCGAGAATGCGGACCGGATTCCGGATATTACCTCCTCGGCCCGCAGGGAACGCGTGGCCGAGGCGAAGATGATCATTGCGCTTGCTTATGCCGAAATGTTGCGTTATATGGGCGGCGTGCCATTGTTAAAACATTCGGTTGCGGCCAATGAAGAGATGCATTATCCGCGCAATACTTTCGCAGAAACGGTTGATTATATCGTGCAGCTGCTCGATGAGGCGGCTCCAGCTTTGGAGTGGAAAGCATCTGATACGGATGCAGGCCGTATGACGAAGGCCGGGGCTATGGCTCTCAAGTTAAGGGTATTGTTGTTCGCCGCGTCCCCGACTTTCAATTCGGCGACGCCGTACCATGCCAAAGCCGATGCATATTCCTGTTACGGGAATTACGATCGGGAACGTTGGGGCAAGGCGGTTGAAGCGGGCAAGGCTTTTTTCGACGAGTTGGATAAAAACAGGCAATATGAATTGGTCCGACCCGTAACGGAGAAGCCTGAAGATCGTCGACAAGCATACCGATCCGGATATTTCGAACGCAGCAGTCCGGAAATTCTTATTTCGACCCGTCGGGGATATGACAATTCGATTCATGCGGATTTTTATAAAGAGCGCGTACGCTCCGGCCCGACGCTCAATTACGTCAATATGTTCCCTTGGGCCGACGGCGCGGAGTTCCCGGAAGATTTCGACTGGGAGCGTCCTTCGAAACAACCGTTTTTCGCATTGGACGGCACACCTACGAGAGACCCGCGTCTTTATGAAACCTGCGTCGTGCCGGGTGACACCTATTACGACGGGACATTGGCTCCTTTGTATACCAACCATTTGAATTATGTCAGCCCCAGCAGCGGATTCTTTCAGATGAAATTCATTTTGAGAGATTTCAATGACCGCAACGGTCAACCGGCACATTGGCCTTATTTGCGTCTGTCGGAAGTATTGTTGAGCTATGCCGAAGCGATCAACGAGTATGTCGGCATGCCCAATACGATGGCCTATGATTGTGTCAATGAAGTTCGAGAACGTGTCGGATTGTCTGCGCTCCATGAGAAAATGGGGAAGGACGAGTTCCGGGAGGCCGTGCTGCGCGAACGGGCGCTCGAATTCGGGTTCGAGGAGGTTCGCTGGTTCGATCTCATCCGCTGGGGCCGCGAAGCGGATTTCCGTAAACAGCTCTATGGGCTGACATCGACCGGAAACAATTCTCAAAACCCTACGGCTTTCTCTTTCAAACCCTTTGTGTTGGATGACCGGACATGGAGAAACACCTGGGATACCAAATGGTATCTGGCACCTGTCCCTCTTACGGAGATAAACAAGGGATATGGCATGACCCAGAATCCGGGCTGGTAG
- a CDS encoding SusC/RagA family TonB-linked outer membrane protein — protein sequence MKNTIIILLFAGCLLSASARQNEGFPVAGAPDTISLGYGIGVDRDRSAWTQAGVGREVLDNAPQIDAAKALYGRIAGLNVYQGVGTTADNIASLSIHGQAPLVLVDGFPRDLKNLTVQEIESVVVLKDAAAVALYGVRGANGVVMVSTRRGTPGKLKVGVGYQYGVSTQFRAPEFADAFTYARSLNEALTNDGLSLRYNAHELNAFRSGKYPSYYPNVDWWNEVYNTTASNHRLNLTFDGGSRKFRYYTAVDYMHDRGFFRSNENESRYKTDPTDVRLNIRANIDVDITRSTRMRLNVMGKIAETNRANYGDIYNILYNTPSAAFPIRYDDDGLYGGTSIYGANNPVALLMDSGNYRQTIGMLLGDLSLRQNLDALTPGLSAEVSVAFDNVGSMFDQATKTYRYKDAQASVSTDGTLITHPAVYGKDSEVVGHSQSFYSLYMRSDLQAKIGYDRCWSRHHVQAALIYDQQAYTANGRNNSVRRQSALATVGYTFDNRYTVNIVGNYSGSAYLPEGDAFHFYPAVNAAWVLSEEPFLRNAKQLDLLKLSASYGISGWDGNLSHELWRQSFGNTNAHGYYFSNNVAAYSGLAEGNLAAEGLVPEESRRVTVGLDLRSFGNRFTASVEGFFERRSHILISSGATVSGIIGIGVGLQPAGEHEYRGFDASIAWNDRRKDFSYGVYANASYLDSEVIADGQEYQPYDYLYHRGNRVGQSYGLEVVGIFQSQMEINESPVQTFSTVRPGDFKYRDQNGDNRIDDLDMVRMHGSSVPRFYFGFGFHVGYKGIELSADFQGMTGRTVNLLNCPLYKPLIGNGNISQTLLDHEIPWSAERASEATMPRLTTLSNANNYRNNSYWYRDGSFIKLRNLTVAYTLPKRILRFADMKIYLQGTNLFSLDNLKTVDPEQLGAAYPSVRSYWAGVKFNF from the coding sequence ATGAAAAATACCATTATAATATTGCTGTTTGCGGGGTGTCTGTTATCTGCCTCCGCCCGGCAGAACGAAGGTTTTCCGGTCGCAGGTGCTCCCGATACCATAAGTCTCGGCTACGGGATCGGTGTCGACCGGGATCGGAGCGCCTGGACACAGGCGGGAGTGGGCCGCGAAGTGCTGGACAATGCGCCGCAGATTGATGCGGCCAAAGCCCTTTACGGACGAATCGCCGGACTGAATGTTTATCAGGGAGTCGGCACGACGGCCGATAACATCGCTTCGCTGTCGATTCACGGACAGGCTCCGCTGGTACTTGTCGATGGTTTCCCGCGGGATCTTAAGAATCTTACGGTACAGGAGATCGAATCGGTCGTCGTGCTGAAGGACGCCGCAGCGGTTGCACTCTACGGTGTGCGCGGTGCGAACGGGGTCGTGATGGTCTCCACGCGGCGGGGAACGCCCGGCAAGCTGAAAGTGGGTGTCGGCTATCAGTACGGCGTCAGCACGCAATTTCGCGCACCGGAATTTGCCGATGCCTTTACCTATGCCCGTTCGCTCAACGAGGCGCTTACGAATGACGGCCTTTCGCTTCGTTACAATGCCCACGAACTGAATGCGTTCCGCAGCGGAAAATATCCGTCGTATTATCCGAATGTTGATTGGTGGAATGAAGTCTACAACACCACAGCGTCGAATCATCGCCTCAATCTTACATTCGATGGAGGGTCGCGCAAGTTTCGTTATTATACGGCCGTGGATTATATGCACGACCGGGGCTTTTTTCGCAGCAATGAAAACGAATCCCGGTACAAAACCGATCCGACGGATGTTCGCTTGAACATTCGGGCCAACATCGATGTGGACATAACCCGTTCGACGCGGATGCGGCTGAACGTGATGGGCAAGATCGCTGAGACAAACCGTGCCAATTACGGAGATATTTACAACATCCTTTATAACACGCCTTCGGCTGCTTTTCCCATACGATACGATGACGACGGCCTTTACGGCGGTACGAGTATTTACGGGGCCAATAATCCGGTAGCTTTGTTGATGGACAGCGGCAATTACCGGCAGACCATCGGAATGCTTTTGGGGGATTTGTCGTTACGACAGAATCTTGATGCGCTGACTCCCGGCCTCTCGGCAGAGGTGTCGGTGGCTTTCGACAATGTCGGCTCCATGTTCGATCAGGCGACGAAGACTTATCGTTATAAGGATGCGCAGGCCTCCGTTTCTACGGACGGAACGCTGATCACCCATCCGGCCGTTTACGGCAAGGATTCGGAAGTTGTCGGCCACAGTCAGAGTTTCTACTCGTTATACATGCGGTCCGATTTGCAGGCTAAAATCGGTTATGACCGTTGTTGGAGCCGACATCATGTGCAGGCGGCCTTGATTTACGACCAGCAGGCCTACACGGCCAACGGTCGGAATAACTCGGTTCGTCGGCAATCGGCTCTCGCCACAGTCGGCTACACGTTCGACAATCGCTATACGGTGAATATCGTCGGCAATTATTCGGGTTCGGCCTATCTGCCCGAGGGCGATGCATTCCACTTTTATCCAGCGGTAAACGCCGCCTGGGTCCTTTCCGAAGAACCCTTCCTGCGAAACGCGAAGCAGCTCGATCTGCTCAAATTATCCGCTTCTTACGGCATTTCGGGGTGGGACGGGAATCTGTCGCACGAACTGTGGCGTCAGTCGTTCGGGAATACGAATGCGCACGGTTACTATTTTTCCAACAACGTCGCGGCCTATTCCGGTTTGGCTGAAGGGAATCTCGCGGCTGAAGGGCTTGTCCCCGAGGAGTCCCGCCGGGTAACCGTGGGGCTCGATCTGCGTTCGTTCGGTAATCGTTTCACGGCTTCCGTCGAGGGATTTTTCGAGCGGCGCAGCCATATCCTGATCTCTTCCGGGGCCACCGTGTCGGGTATCATCGGCATCGGCGTTGGGCTGCAACCGGCCGGCGAGCATGAGTACCGGGGATTCGACGCCTCGATTGCCTGGAACGACCGCCGCAAGGATTTCTCCTACGGAGTTTACGCCAACGCCTCCTATCTGGACAGCGAGGTGATCGCTGACGGTCAGGAGTATCAGCCCTATGATTATCTCTACCACCGGGGCAACCGGGTGGGACAAAGTTACGGACTGGAGGTCGTCGGCATTTTCCAGAGCCAGATGGAGATCAACGAAAGTCCCGTACAGACGTTCTCGACGGTGCGTCCCGGCGATTTCAAATACCGCGACCAGAACGGCGACAACCGGATCGACGATCTGGATATGGTCCGGATGCACGGATCGAGTGTTCCCCGTTTCTATTTCGGCTTCGGGTTCCATGTCGGTTACAAAGGGATCGAACTGTCTGCCGATTTTCAGGGCATGACGGGGCGCACGGTCAATCTGCTCAACTGCCCGCTCTACAAACCGCTGATCGGCAACGGCAACATTTCGCAAACGCTGCTCGATCACGAGATCCCGTGGTCAGCCGAACGCGCTTCGGAGGCGACCATGCCGCGACTGACAACCCTGTCGAATGCGAACAACTACCGGAACAATTCGTATTGGTATCGGGACGGTTCCTTCATCAAACTGCGTAACCTGACCGTTGCCTATACGCTGCCCAAACGGATTCTTCGCTTCGCGGATATGAAGATTTATCTGCAAGGTACGAACCTCTTCAGTCTGGACAATCTGAAAACCGTTGATCCCGAACAGTTGGGGGCTGCGTATCCTTCGGTGCGGTCGTACTGGGCAGGCGTGAAGTTCAATTTTTAA
- a CDS encoding FecR family protein, translated as MKKNFNLIGKYLRGDASLEERIQVMKWAEGNDTQRDEFNALRRIYDATLLMDDDIAMSKRRTELRRYWKWLAAAAVVAFVAGISYLPENFRDDPTPHLQFRSLSAPIGQQTKTVLSDGTVVWLNSGSELEICERAEGERRVKLCGEAYLDVARDIDRPFIVETSHMEVRVLGTRFNVNAYDEKQSVVLVSGSVDVTALEQGESSRIRPEEMFTYDARTGERQIRLVDTNNFVSWTEGFLQFKSAPLEQVFMQLQHFYGVRINCDSHLTEEIMISGKLELRTGLESALNHLKLLAPISYMRSGEREIDITIRQ; from the coding sequence ATGAAAAAGAATTTTAATCTGATCGGAAAATATCTGCGGGGAGATGCCTCCTTGGAGGAACGTATCCAAGTGATGAAATGGGCTGAAGGGAATGATACGCAGCGCGATGAATTCAATGCATTGCGGCGGATCTACGATGCCACACTACTCATGGATGATGACATTGCAATGTCGAAGCGCCGGACAGAACTCCGCCGTTACTGGAAGTGGCTTGCAGCAGCGGCAGTCGTTGCTTTCGTTGCAGGCATCTCTTATCTCCCCGAAAATTTCAGGGATGATCCGACGCCGCACTTGCAGTTCCGATCGCTCTCCGCGCCGATCGGTCAGCAGACCAAAACGGTGCTTTCCGACGGTACGGTCGTATGGCTCAATTCCGGATCGGAATTGGAAATCTGCGAGCGGGCCGAGGGCGAACGCCGGGTGAAACTCTGTGGCGAGGCCTATCTGGATGTCGCGCGCGACATCGACCGTCCCTTTATCGTGGAGACATCGCACATGGAGGTCCGGGTTTTGGGTACCCGATTCAACGTCAATGCCTACGATGAAAAACAGTCTGTCGTGCTGGTGTCGGGTTCGGTGGATGTCACCGCTCTCGAACAGGGTGAGAGCAGCCGCATTCGACCCGAGGAGATGTTCACCTACGACGCCCGCACCGGGGAACGGCAGATACGCTTGGTGGATACCAATAATTTTGTTTCCTGGACCGAAGGCTTCCTCCAATTCAAAAGCGCGCCTCTGGAACAGGTGTTTATGCAGTTGCAGCATTTTTACGGAGTTCGGATCAATTGCGATTCGCACCTGACGGAAGAGATTATGATCAGCGGCAAACTGGAACTCAGAACCGGACTCGAAAGCGCTTTGAACCATCTTAAACTGTTGGCTCCCATTTCCTATATGCGCTCCGGCGAACGGGAAATCGACATCACGATTCGACAATGA
- a CDS encoding TonB-dependent receptor produces MNQNLRTHVLKKGCLLCLSFCLWAGSALLAQNTSISLRVKDKPLKEVLNQIETDEGYIFLYKDKTMDLERKISLDVRNASLETILRRILDEKTEFGISERQVVLYTRKEAAKTSPADTPSRKITVRGTVRDAGGNVLIGVSVVEKGTTNGTATDANGLYSIDVKSAEAILTFSYLSYKTVESAVSTRTQLDVTLEEDAARLDDVVIIGYGTQTKASITGALATVDTKELVKAPVASITNVLAGSVPGVATVQTSGQPGNDAATIYIRGVGSLNSNYAAPLVLVDGVEREFSQIDPNEIENFSILKDAASTAVFGVRGANGVILITTKRGQEGRPSISVSSITGVQQPLSYVQQTGSYEYARFWNIKQQNDGVTDKTQYFSREAIEAYRTGSDPIMYPNVRWKDKMFNSVFLQTKNNINISGGGQNVRYFVSLGYLYQNGVLKQTKYLDYDNNYSYNRYNYRANVDFDLTRTTALKIGIGGNVGKSQNPLTVADGNEWVYATIWAVPMSSPGFVNGKRTLIPNGFIPSTIELRDGYSTFFGYGYEQIYRTTLNCDAEIVQNFDFLTKGLSVSIKGAYDNRFNLTKSRTANGWRQEYQRAYYKSYLEDPTKPQTDPDYDKTIVYIPASEAAPDYSKDQPLNYSENDYGRDRNWYIEAKINYSRSFGVSGDHKVSAMFLYNQSRDYYPVAGGGTFQYIPRSYVGYVGRVTYGYRNKYLVDVNIGYNGSENFAPGKTRYGAFPSASVGWVLSEEGFMRHQNAISYLKFRASWGRVGNDQSGSRFMYMPSVWSQNGSYSFGINNPNSLEAYGEGTLGNTDVTWETADKQNYGLDVNFFSDRFSLNFDYFFEHRTGILLSPNSTPGIIAAGLPALNIGEVDNHGYEIALGWKETTRRGFNYYVNANVSFARNKILYMDEVKSQFAYQHQTGGPTGRYTGLYKFERLYQNSDFTVDSKGNMVLDSSLPQPYVAVAPGDAMYADLNGDGIVDSDDTMVTGYSTRPEYVFGLNAGFNWKGLNFSMQWTGATHVNKMMEIEYRIPYTNAGGRGLLQYFYDDCWTPEHQTGTLPRAAEKSEVWNSSASTLWLRNARYLRLKTLSVGYTFSNSKRLASVGIKKLGISLTGYNLLTFTPLDFIDPESLTNNNGAYPLVKVYSVGLNVTF; encoded by the coding sequence ATGAATCAAAATCTACGAACCCATGTTCTGAAAAAGGGATGTTTGCTTTGTCTGTCCTTCTGTTTGTGGGCAGGCAGCGCTCTTCTGGCTCAGAATACGAGTATCTCCCTGCGTGTGAAAGACAAACCGCTGAAAGAGGTGCTCAACCAAATCGAAACGGACGAAGGTTATATTTTTCTGTACAAGGACAAGACGATGGATCTTGAACGGAAAATAAGCCTCGATGTTCGTAACGCCTCGCTGGAAACAATACTTCGCCGAATCCTGGATGAGAAGACCGAATTCGGGATTTCCGAACGGCAGGTCGTCCTGTATACGCGGAAAGAGGCTGCGAAGACGTCACCGGCCGATACACCTTCCCGTAAGATTACCGTTCGGGGAACGGTCAGGGATGCCGGCGGCAATGTATTGATCGGTGTCTCCGTCGTCGAGAAGGGAACGACGAACGGAACTGCCACCGATGCCAACGGTCTCTACTCCATCGACGTAAAAAGCGCCGAAGCTATTCTGACCTTCTCTTATCTGTCTTATAAGACAGTTGAGTCTGCCGTTTCGACCCGTACGCAGCTCGATGTTACGCTGGAAGAGGATGCCGCGCGGCTCGACGATGTGGTTATCATCGGCTACGGCACGCAGACCAAGGCGTCGATTACCGGAGCTTTAGCGACCGTCGATACCAAGGAACTGGTCAAGGCACCCGTTGCAAGCATTACCAATGTATTGGCCGGTTCGGTTCCCGGCGTGGCGACCGTACAGACCTCCGGACAGCCGGGTAACGACGCCGCAACGATCTATATCCGCGGTGTTGGTTCGTTGAACAGCAATTATGCGGCTCCTCTGGTGCTGGTCGACGGCGTGGAACGCGAATTTTCGCAGATCGACCCGAATGAAATAGAGAATTTCTCGATTCTGAAAGACGCTGCCTCGACAGCGGTTTTCGGTGTTCGTGGTGCCAACGGCGTTATTCTCATCACGACCAAACGCGGACAGGAAGGTCGCCCCTCAATCTCCGTCAGTTCGATTACAGGTGTGCAGCAGCCGCTTTCCTATGTCCAGCAGACTGGCAGCTATGAGTATGCCCGCTTCTGGAATATCAAACAACAGAACGACGGCGTGACTGACAAAACACAGTATTTCAGCCGGGAGGCCATCGAGGCTTATCGTACTGGTTCCGATCCGATTATGTATCCGAACGTCCGGTGGAAGGATAAGATGTTCAACAGTGTTTTTTTGCAAACGAAAAATAATATCAACATTTCGGGTGGCGGTCAGAACGTGCGTTATTTCGTTTCGCTCGGTTATCTCTATCAGAACGGCGTGTTGAAACAGACGAAATACCTCGATTACGACAATAATTACAGCTACAACCGCTATAATTATCGGGCGAACGTGGATTTCGATCTGACGCGGACGACTGCCCTGAAAATCGGCATCGGCGGCAATGTGGGCAAGAGTCAGAATCCGCTGACGGTCGCTGATGGCAACGAATGGGTCTATGCAACGATTTGGGCCGTGCCGATGTCCAGTCCGGGCTTTGTCAACGGTAAAAGAACGTTGATCCCGAACGGGTTCATTCCGTCTACGATCGAACTGCGCGACGGATACAGCACTTTTTTCGGCTACGGGTATGAGCAGATCTACCGTACTACGCTTAATTGTGATGCAGAGATCGTACAAAATTTTGATTTTCTGACAAAAGGCCTGTCGGTTTCGATCAAAGGCGCTTACGACAATCGTTTTAATCTAACGAAAAGCCGTACTGCCAATGGATGGCGGCAGGAATATCAGAGGGCTTATTATAAATCGTATCTTGAAGATCCGACCAAACCACAGACTGATCCGGATTACGATAAGACCATCGTTTACATTCCGGCCTCGGAGGCTGCACCCGATTATAGCAAAGATCAACCGCTGAATTATTCGGAAAACGATTATGGGCGTGATCGGAACTGGTATATCGAAGCCAAAATCAATTATTCGCGTTCGTTCGGTGTGAGCGGCGACCACAAGGTGTCGGCCATGTTTCTCTACAATCAGTCGCGTGACTACTATCCTGTGGCGGGCGGCGGTACGTTTCAGTATATCCCGCGCAGTTATGTGGGGTATGTCGGCCGGGTGACCTACGGCTATCGGAACAAATACCTCGTCGATGTGAATATCGGGTACAACGGATCGGAGAATTTCGCGCCCGGGAAAACACGTTACGGAGCTTTTCCGTCGGCATCAGTAGGCTGGGTTTTGAGCGAAGAGGGATTTATGCGTCATCAAAATGCGATCAGCTATCTCAAATTCCGTGCATCCTGGGGACGTGTAGGTAACGATCAGAGTGGGTCGCGTTTTATGTATATGCCGAGCGTTTGGTCACAAAACGGCTCTTATAGCTTTGGTATTAACAACCCGAATAGTTTGGAAGCTTACGGGGAAGGTACGTTGGGCAATACCGATGTAACATGGGAAACAGCCGACAAACAAAACTATGGTCTTGATGTCAACTTTTTTTCAGATCGGTTTTCCCTGAATTTCGATTATTTCTTTGAACACCGTACGGGCATTCTCCTGTCGCCTAACTCGACCCCTGGCATTATTGCGGCAGGTCTGCCCGCGCTGAATATCGGCGAAGTGGACAATCACGGTTACGAAATCGCCTTGGGGTGGAAGGAAACGACACGGCGCGGATTCAACTATTACGTCAATGCCAACGTGTCGTTCGCCCGGAACAAGATTCTGTACATGGACGAGGTGAAGAGCCAGTTCGCTTATCAGCATCAGACCGGCGGTCCGACCGGACGCTATACGGGACTTTACAAATTCGAAAGGCTGTATCAGAATAGCGACTTTACGGTTGATTCCAAAGGAAACATGGTTCTCGATTCTTCCTTGCCACAGCCTTATGTCGCTGTTGCACCCGGCGATGCCATGTATGCCGATCTGAATGGCGACGGGATTGTGGACAGTGACGATACGATGGTGACCGGCTACTCGACCCGACCCGAATACGTTTTCGGTCTGAATGCCGGATTCAATTGGAAAGGGCTTAACTTCTCAATGCAGTGGACGGGAGCGACGCACGTCAACAAGATGATGGAAATCGAGTACCGTATTCCCTATACGAATGCGGGAGGCCGCGGGTTACTCCAATATTTTTATGATGATTGCTGGACACCCGAGCATCAGACCGGAACGTTACCGCGTGCTGCTGAAAAATCGGAGGTTTGGAATTCTTCCGCTTCTACGCTTTGGCTACGCAATGCCCGCTATCTGCGTCTGAAAACATTGTCGGTCGGTTATACGTTCTCGAACAGCAAACGCCTCGCTTCGGTAGGAATCAAAAAACTGGGCATTTCGTTGACTGGATACAACCTGTTGACATTCACTCCACTTGATTTCATCGATCCGGAATCCCTGACTAACAATAATGGAGCTTATCCACTGGTCAAAGTGTATAGTGTCGGTCTGAATGTCACCTTTTAA